One part of the Mycobacteriales bacterium genome encodes these proteins:
- a CDS encoding MFS transporter: MPDIALPDALLASTRPAESRWPRIAVTVVFVVHGLLFASWTAHIPDVEAHLGLTYGTLGFALLGAPVGSVTAMAGSAYLLPRLGSRRIVQLALVGYCAAGPLVGLTGTVPALFGALFVWGAFQGTLDVAMNTQAIAVERGRQQVLMSGLHGSWSIGSFAGAGIGALAVGAGVTLTTQLLVLGTLALLTAGLLTTRMLPDARDPHGSAADSRAADQSSTTASRWSGGMVLLGTIAFASMLCEGATANWASAYLAGPLHTTGIVPGLGYAAFALAMVTVRLAGNRLRTRYRIDRLLPALAVVATIGFTAGLLVGRPGAALGGFVCLGIGLASVVPAVFSAAGRIPGLHPGTALATAAACGWAGFVCGPPLIGRLASLTSLPAALGLLPVLTAFIVAGTALAPALKAQPRHNTRPALANAAR; encoded by the coding sequence TCGCCCTACCGGACGCGCTGCTGGCATCGACGCGCCCGGCGGAGAGTCGCTGGCCGCGGATCGCGGTAACCGTCGTGTTTGTTGTGCACGGTCTGCTTTTCGCGTCGTGGACTGCGCACATCCCGGACGTGGAGGCCCATCTTGGGCTCACCTACGGGACGCTGGGGTTCGCGCTGCTGGGGGCGCCGGTCGGATCGGTGACCGCAATGGCCGGCTCGGCCTACTTGCTCCCGCGGCTCGGTAGTCGCCGCATCGTGCAACTCGCGCTGGTCGGCTACTGCGCCGCCGGTCCGCTCGTCGGGCTCACCGGCACCGTGCCGGCACTGTTCGGTGCGCTGTTCGTGTGGGGCGCGTTCCAGGGCACCCTCGACGTGGCCATGAACACGCAGGCCATCGCCGTCGAACGTGGCAGGCAGCAGGTTCTCATGTCCGGGCTCCACGGCAGCTGGAGCATCGGCTCCTTCGCCGGAGCCGGCATCGGCGCGCTCGCCGTGGGCGCCGGGGTCACTCTCACCACCCAGCTTCTCGTCCTCGGCACGCTCGCGTTGCTGACTGCTGGGCTGCTCACCACCCGGATGCTGCCCGACGCCAGAGACCCGCACGGCTCGGCCGCCGACTCCCGCGCTGCGGATCAATCGTCGACGACGGCATCTCGGTGGTCGGGTGGGATGGTGTTGCTCGGCACGATCGCGTTCGCGAGCATGCTGTGCGAGGGCGCCACCGCCAACTGGGCCTCGGCGTATCTGGCCGGCCCTCTACACACCACCGGTATCGTTCCCGGCCTCGGCTACGCCGCATTCGCCCTGGCCATGGTGACCGTCCGGCTTGCAGGCAACCGGCTGCGGACCCGCTACCGGATCGACCGGCTCCTCCCTGCACTCGCCGTCGTGGCCACGATCGGATTCACCGCGGGGTTGTTGGTCGGCCGGCCCGGCGCTGCGCTGGGCGGGTTCGTGTGCTTGGGGATCGGGCTGGCGTCGGTCGTGCCGGCCGTGTTCAGCGCAGCCGGACGCATCCCCGGTCTGCACCCGGGTACCGCCCTCGCCACCGCCGCGGCCTGCGGCTGGGCCGGCTTCGTCTGCGGGCCACCACTGATCGGCCGACTCGCTTCTCTGACCTCCCTGCCCGCCGCCCTGGGACTGCTACCGGTGCTCACCGCGTTCATCGTCGCCGGCACGGCGCTGGCCCCCGCT